One genomic window of Sporosarcina ureae includes the following:
- a CDS encoding sensor domain-containing diguanylate cyclase, with amino-acid sequence MSGENEINAVERKINEVKNDGRHDLVIRHAEDLLRKGMLFSNKEAVLSAHYMCAISYYYVGNFKKVLFHIEEHHSQCISYGEKSDWMRSYYLQYFVSSFALDYTRGQKLLEDMLSIALEIEDYSYISRAYSQLSHLHNKIEQYEQALKFAQLAISNAEMKDVDREILLIRAHLYAIESAINLQSSNCAMTSLKYLSQLPTINNHPREIAILEIFKGRFYDFIGDSKKAFHFYTIAKEQEEKWKDYTLLKEIQQKRIALAEKLCSFDELAIIQKEYIDLLHEIEDSCWVKAAYELQIRLQSSSVKTSENLDYLTGVYNRKYLEETTNLWLADATLTKKSVVCMVYDIDNLKTINDTYGHLIGDEAIKFVAHTSINEIRKEDVLARFGGDEFVLVMQDISLVDAKRKATLLAKKIESMSTTSDVIPIPITISTGLSDNKMRSMQGFNDLFHLADLALYQAKRNGKNQVVSFT; translated from the coding sequence ATGTCAGGGGAAAATGAGATAAATGCTGTGGAACGTAAAATTAACGAAGTAAAAAATGATGGACGCCATGATCTAGTCATTAGACATGCGGAAGATTTATTAAGGAAAGGTATGTTGTTTTCTAATAAAGAAGCTGTTCTATCAGCTCATTACATGTGCGCTATCTCCTATTATTACGTTGGAAATTTCAAAAAAGTTCTTTTCCATATAGAAGAGCATCATTCACAATGTATTTCATATGGCGAAAAGTCCGATTGGATGCGCTCTTATTATTTGCAATACTTCGTCAGCTCATTTGCATTAGATTATACTAGAGGACAAAAATTACTAGAAGATATGCTATCCATCGCGCTAGAAATTGAAGACTATTCGTATATCAGCAGGGCATACAGTCAACTAAGTCATCTACACAATAAAATAGAACAATACGAGCAAGCTTTGAAGTTTGCCCAGTTGGCCATTTCTAACGCAGAGATGAAAGATGTAGACAGAGAAATTTTACTGATTCGAGCACATTTATACGCAATTGAATCCGCTATCAATTTACAAAGCTCCAATTGCGCGATGACTAGCCTAAAGTATTTAAGCCAACTACCTACTATAAACAATCACCCTCGTGAAATAGCAATTCTCGAAATTTTTAAAGGTAGATTTTATGATTTCATAGGTGATTCTAAAAAAGCTTTCCATTTTTATACCATAGCGAAAGAACAAGAAGAAAAATGGAAAGATTACACTCTCCTAAAAGAAATTCAGCAAAAACGCATTGCGTTGGCTGAAAAACTTTGTAGTTTTGATGAATTAGCAATCATCCAGAAAGAATACATCGATTTATTGCATGAAATCGAAGACAGTTGCTGGGTAAAAGCAGCGTACGAATTGCAAATTCGTTTGCAAAGTTCTTCTGTTAAGACCAGTGAAAACTTGGATTACTTAACAGGTGTCTACAACCGAAAATATTTGGAAGAAACGACTAATCTATGGTTGGCCGATGCAACCCTAACTAAAAAATCCGTTGTGTGCATGGTCTATGATATCGATAATTTAAAAACTATTAATGACACATATGGCCATCTAATCGGCGATGAAGCGATTAAATTCGTGGCTCATACTTCTATAAATGAAATTAGAAAAGAGGACGTACTTGCTCGTTTCGGTGGTGATGAATTTGTTTTAGTGATGCAAGATATTTCCTTGGTAGATGCAAAAAGAAAGGCAACTTTACTCGCTAAAAAAATTGAGTCTATGTCAACCACTTCAGATGTGATTCCCATTCCAATAACTATCAGCACAGGACTGAGTGACAATAAAATGCGTAGTATGCAAGGCTTCAATGATTTATTTCATTTAGCGGATCTCGCTCTTTACCAAGCAAAAAGGAATGGAAAAAACCAAGTCGTCTCCTTTACTTAA
- a CDS encoding 3D domain-containing protein — translation MKKLVFAFTVAMFITIFTSGMNETSAAASVHTVKKGDTLYKISQQHKVSVSNIKQWNNLKSTVIYPNQKLRLVKSSKVAASTPKKQNTPSRSNGASVSKELMVSATAYTAHCNGCSGVTRTGLNLRKNPNLKVIAVDPRVIKLGTKVHVEGYGYAIAGDTGGAIKGNKIDVFIPSKSRAYQWGRKNVKVKVLN, via the coding sequence TTGAAGAAGTTAGTATTTGCATTTACAGTAGCCATGTTCATTACAATATTCACGAGCGGAATGAACGAAACGTCTGCTGCAGCATCAGTTCATACAGTTAAAAAAGGTGACACACTATATAAAATATCTCAACAACATAAAGTGTCTGTTTCGAACATCAAGCAATGGAATAACTTGAAATCAACAGTTATTTATCCAAATCAAAAACTACGTTTAGTGAAGTCTTCTAAAGTGGCTGCTAGTACTCCGAAGAAACAAAACACGCCTTCCCGTTCAAATGGAGCAAGTGTCTCTAAAGAACTTATGGTAAGTGCAACTGCGTATACAGCACATTGTAATGGCTGTTCAGGTGTTACTAGAACAGGATTGAACTTACGCAAAAATCCTAACTTGAAAGTAATTGCAGTAGATCCGCGAGTTATCAAATTAGGAACAAAAGTTCACGTTGAAGGCTACGGATACGCTATCGCTGGAGATACTGGCGGAGCGATCAAAGGGAATAAAATCGACGTATTCATTCCAAGTAAATCACGTGCTTACCAATGGGGACGTAAAAATGTAAAAGTGAAAGTACTGAACTAA